Proteins from a single region of Gossypium arboreum isolate Shixiya-1 chromosome 1, ASM2569848v2, whole genome shotgun sequence:
- the LOC108461427 gene encoding 60S ribosomal protein L9-like, with translation MKTILSSETMDIPDGVDIKVKAKMIEVEGPRGKLIRNFKHLNLDFHLIKDEESGKRKLRIEAWFGSRKTSAAIRTTLSHVENLITGVTKGYRYKMRFVYAHFPINASITNGNKSIEIRNFLGEKKVRKVDMLEGVSIVRSEKVKDEIVLDGNDIELVSRSAALINQKCHVKNKDIRKFLDGIYVSEKGRIAEEE, from the exons ATGAAGACCATTCTTTCTTCAGAGACAATGGACATCCCTGATGGGGTTGATATTAAGGTGAAGGCCAAGATGATCGAGGTTGAAGGTCCCAGGGGTAAGCTCATCCGTAACTTCAAGCACCTCAACCTCGATTTTCATCTCATCAAGGACGAGGAGAGCGGCAAACGCAAGCTCAGGATCGAGGCTTGGTTTGGCTCTAGAAAGACTAGCGCCGCCATCCGTACTACTCTCAGCCACGTTGAGAATCTCATCACCGGCGTCACCAAGGGCTACCGTTACAAGATGAGGTTTGTTTATGCTCATTTTCCCATCAACGCCTCCATCACTAACGGCAACAAGTCCATCGAGATCCGTAATTTCCTTGGCGAGAAGAAg GTGCGAAAGGTGGATATGTTGGAAGGGGTATCCATTGTTCGATCAGAGAAGGTTAAAGACGAGATCGTGTTGGATGGTAACGATATCGAACTTGTGTCACGCTCGGCAGCTTTGATAAACCAG AAATGCCATGTGAAGAACAAGGATATTAGAAAGTTCCTTGATGGTATCTATGTTAGCGAGAAGGGCAGGATCGCTGAAGAAGAATGA